gccgcctgagtgaagtttaaaaaacgtctcctcagtacattttgtataggaaggacgtaagacgcgcctgtTGTCGTCGTGTGCATGCGTGATGCTAATAAAGCTCTAGACAGAGAAACAGAGAAATATGGGAGAGGGGGATGCCAAAGGCAACCATACAAAACGTCTGTGAAAGGCTAGCAGTAAAGTAAGCAAGCATGCGTAATGCCACAAGTCTCTGGTCGTTCGCATTGTTGTAACACAGACGTGAAAATGATGCGTACAATTACGCTATAGCCCTAATAGGTgcgtccatctacaagtgtgtgtgggtTCAAGTTGTACTTATTTTTGCAGACATGTCCCCGTAGTGGGCATAACGACGTTGGGACTGGATCACACATCAATCCTTGGGTACACGTTGGCAGAGATCGCGAGGGCAAAGGTTTGTGTTTAATTTATTGAGACAAGTATTTAATTTCCTAATTTTCCTTTGAAGAAAATCATGCATTGGCAAATTTCTGCGGGCTTCGTTTGAAACCTGACTTGCCTCATCACTcacttaaaaatattataataaaacttcTTTTTGAAGGCAGGCATCATGAAGCGGGGTTGCGAAGCGTACACGGTGCAACAGTCGGACGAAGCGATGGAGGTTCTTAAAAGCGTCGCTAGCGATGTACAGGTAACACACACAAAAAATCAGTTATTGGTGTAGACTGTAGACGTTCGGTGGGCAGGCGTACAGCGGGGTTGTACGCTATCCAGCGTGGTCGCAAGACACTTGTATGagtttcaattgtttgacatgcacacACGCCTCGCCCCGCACAACGCCCAATGTGAGCGTGCACGAGGGCCCCACACTATTTAAAGCTATTCTGACACACCCACTGTGTCAGTATTAAGAAATGTACCTGTCAAAAAATGTTCGACTTTTTCTTCGATTCTCACACAATAGTGTGTATGAATGTTTCCAAGTCTTTTTTGTTACAGTGCCCTCTGGCCGTCGTTCCACCCTACACATCATACAATCTGCCAACCGACATTCTCCAAGTAAACCTCCCCGCATACCAGACGAACGCCTCTCTCGCCATACAGCTCGCGCACGCGTGGCTCCGGCACGCGAAACAAAACGCactattaaaaaaacaaaattcgaaaaaagaaaaaattggCGGAAAAATTCTAAACTCTATATCCATCGACGCCATTTTTACTGAGAATACAAAAATTAGCGAGTCTCTCGACGGGTTTATTCCTGTGGAAACTGTAGTTGGGCTAAAAGAGTGCCACTGGCCGGGGAGGTATCACAAAATAGATGCGGAGTACGCGACCTTTTATTTGGATGGAGCACATACGGCTGAGTCTATGGACATTTGCGCTAAGTGGTTCGGCGATACTGCCAGGTAGCTATTTTTTATTAGTAAGGTCCATCCCCATAAATCCcatcataataatataaactaATATGAGAGATGAGTTTAAAATCTGTCTGTAGTggttaaacttaaataaatagcGCCATGAGTTTTATATGTTGATTAGAACTGAATAGGTACTAGAATAGTAATAAACTAAGGACCGCGAAAAAAtgcaagtaagaaaaaaaactttaccATTTATGATCCATGATTATGGATCGCCACACGTATGTTATTAGGCTATCCGCACAGAATGAGGCAGGTCGCGAGGCAGTGTGCTTGCGTGGCAAACATACGAGTAGGAGAGAAGGATATTATTGCAGAGCAGCGCAGCCGGCCGTTGTCGGCGatcaaaaaattgaaaaacacaAAGTAACAATTCGCATGTTCTCATTgcatcatattataaaataggtcGCAAATAAAAATCGCTGTGTGCAAATTATTCATAATGGCAAATTTTATCAACATCATTTCGAATTTCCAGACACATctattgtgtaaaaaaaaacataattatttgcaaaataatttatttataatcacATACAACAGTATGGCGCTAGTTAAGatgtttaatagtacattacgatacaagtgcgtaaaaaaggaagttccaaaacgagtggcgataaattaagacacgaccgaagggagtgttttaaatcgatacgagttaagaatttcctttttgcacgtgtatcgtacgacgtttttcagtacagatggccctctgaagtttcgtcctgacatataatgaaccacttctcgcactaaagtgcgaaacaccatctgtactgaaaaaacagTTTCAGTTCACGGTCATTTGCGTGTCATTATTGTCGAGTAGCCTGTCAATGTCAGTCAGCCAAGATATGAGCCGGTCCACATAGCCACCGTCCTGCTGGTAACTCAGCAGCAACAGCTGCAGGTGCTGGAACGCTGTGTGCTGCTCCAAGTTGTATTCCAACCGTTTGTCCCGCAACGAAAGCAGCTTCAACACTATTATTGCTATTAGAGTCCATTGTATTGGCTTAAACATAATGTTATTTGCACTTAACTTGAAAGTATTTACAAGTATTTTCAACTCGGCAGCTACAGAAAACGTTGATAAACCTAGCGACCGTAACAAGTCTGGTAGCACTTTATTTAAATGCTGACATACTATCTTTCTACGTAAAGCATTCTGTGCGTTTTTATCAACTAACGGTAACTGTGTTACCTTTGCATCTTCACTGGTCTCTGTGGGGTCTGTCGATGTTGGTTCCGGAATATCCATAGTGCCTTCTAAATATGCTTTTACTTTTAATTGCATTCGTTTGCTCTCTTCCTGCAGTATTGAGTAGTCAGGCAACGGTTTTAACTCCCTCTTTGCTTTAGCGTCAATCTTTTTGTCTTGAAGCTCGAGCATATTCAACTTTCGACATAAAGCTTGATATTGATCATAGTTGTTTGAGTTATAGAATATGCTCTGGGCATAGTTACTCATGTATTCCTTGATGCATTCACCTTTATCTGTGACAAGTTCTCTTACTTTTTCCTCTCCTAATAAGAACATCATGGTGTCTATGGTGAACCATTCGGCCAAGCATTTTTCTACTTCAATTGTAATGGCACTAATGGCTGGCTGCTTCTTCTGATGCACCTTCTTAGTCTGTGACACTTGAGTTTTCAGTTCTGGGGGTTTGTTTGTGAGAATGGGGTCTATTTTCCGCTCGGGCCTCTCTACGATTTCTCCTACAATACTTAAAGGATTTGGAGTAGGCTTTGATTTCACAACTCCAGGTCTTTTTGTTATTTCTTGCACAGGTTCTGTTGTACTTGAGCCTGATTTTTCATTTACATTGTTAGTGTTTTCAATGCTATTTTTCACTTCAGTTTCGGTCTCTAATTGTTTCTTTTCAGGTTCATCATTATCCTTACCTTGATTGCCTCCAATTTCCTGCAAACTGGCCTTTGCaaagtcattgatagatgtgaAGGCTGGCCGCTCCACAGTCTTAACTTTTTCTATGATGGACACATCTATCTCCTGCCCCATGCTTCCTACCGAGTCCAAGGGTAGCAAACAGAACTTTGGTATAACCTCATACTCTCTAAACCACAACGGACTTGTCAACATCTGTTTTTTCACATGCATTGCTGAATTATAGCAGTGGTTACTGCAGAAGCTCTTCCTGCCAGTTATATCATAAACTTTGTTCGTTTTTACCGATATTCGGTACTTTTGCTTAGGAATATCTTTCTCAGAGATAGGCTTGTCACACAAAGGGTAACCACAGACGTGTAGGATGGATCTCTCTTCTATGATGTCCTCGAAGTGGCTCTGGTTGATGTCGGGCAGGCATTCCATTAAGTACGTTTCAGAAATATTGGTTTCTAACAAATTTTCCACGATAGTTTGGGCTTTTGCGTTACATTCACGTTTTTTAAGGATCGCTTGTCGAACTTCTTCCTTAGTCATTTCATCGATCTTGGTTGGCTTCTTTTTAGGTTTTGCTGCGGGGGATTCCATTatgatgtcaaaaaataacaaGTAGCAATTATTTTTTGAGATCTAAGGAGTAAACTTATTCCGCTTTCTTTAAAATTGTTgtcacaaaaaataaaataatcaccaATCACGATGGTGCAGGTTTGACACTTTCTGTCTGTTTAGAAACAATCAAAATTAATCGTATTCATTGTTTATTCAttgtttattttcattactgttATAATGTTTTGAAAATGATCTTACCATTTTTATTGTAGAGTTTTATTTATCGACTTTGCTTTTTTATTCTAATTACATGATGAAATTGATGTCATGAATTTTATCATTATTCGATTTCCTAACCATAAAATTTTTGAACGTATCTTGTCGTTTATAGAGACAGGTAGGAATGTAGTTAGTAATATCCGATCCTATCCGAATTCGATAATTAAATCGATAAAATGTGTGATAAGTACAAGAAACGATTTTTTGTTCACAGGTCTGAAAACCGAGTTCTCATATTTAGCGTGACAGGTGACCGAGATGCTGAAATCCTTCTGAAGCCACTGAAGATGTTGAactttaatgcagtgtatttcGTCATACCAACAGCATACAGTGATATTACAAAGAAAAATGACAACTATTCAATAACGGAACAGAAGGAGTTGGTTGAAAGATGTCGTAGCTGTGCTGAGATATGGAAGGCAAATTATGTCAAAAATTGTGAAGTACATATTAAGGAAAATGTTTCTGAAGCATTAATAAGTATTAAGCGTTCCTATAATTCTATTGATAAAAGTTCTGTTCTTTTTACTGGTTCTCTATATTTAGTTGGTGCGGCTCTGTCAATTATTGACCCAAATCTAACTAGAGATTAAcatacaaaatgtacaaatATTATGAGAAATTTTCATAGTTGGGTTTGATGTTTTTCTCGTATAGTATACGTAAGTAAGCAAAAGTGACAtggataatatttttttaatgcagattaatttagaaaaaaactacactaataaatcaatttataatttacttgTAGTCTTTCTCATTCCCTTCGCCATACATTCATTGGGGGTAAAAATATGACCTCATAAAATAAACTTTAGTCACATTATCTAATTATTGAATGACACgcttattatgttttttataatttattaaaacatgaTTTGCTGATAGCCAGACCAAGCTAATTTTAAAGTGTTCGAAAAGAGAAGTCGTGCAATGTTTTGGGCCCCTTCTATTTCACGActtttctctttccgaacagactctgcTACGATTTAAATACCACAGCTACGAGAGAGAATAAAATAAGGCCCCACAATTATATTGCCTGAGTCGTACcatacgtagtatcttcttagtagtttgtggtcGTACCGTACCGTTGAGCCATCTTGTAGAATCGATTATTATTTGCATACCGACTCTTGTCCGAAGCCAACCTCGTTAACGCTCCAAAACGTCACATTGACATATGGCAGATTcaaatttatttcttttcttcgCACGGTCCGACCTTCCTTTCTCTATACGAATTTTAGTTGAAAAACTCACTTTCACCTTATTGTCGCGATTTAAATTATATCACGCGGCTCGAATTCCTACCTTGCTCAGTGCTACAATTTTCGCTAATGGTTgtttaactaaaataacttaaaaagtaTAATAGAGATATCTTGTAAAttatactatttattttctatttatcGTATTGATAAGGATGTAGGGCTGTGATAAGAAGTGTGCTGATGGTAAACAGAAGATATTGGAGTTTTAATTGATACAAGCAGGTAGGCTTtctaatataaatttattatttttatatatccTTGAAGTTAGAGTGActgatgtatttttaaatttacaacTATGTATTTGCAAACTAtatacgtatataaaaactCATACTAAATAGTCGTGGTTTATATTAGatgttaaatatgtataattttatttaataacttgAGAAATTGCTTGCACTGAATATAATGTGATATTATTGCATATTCATTCAAAGCTATAGGTCCAAGCTGTACCTCAGTAAACTATAGGGCTTTGTTACTATTGTTCCGATTGTGTAAAACAAATCTAATAttgttcatataaataaatatttgcatTTTTAAACACTCATTATGTAAtaagtttatttaaaagtatatTTCATTGTACTGTAAATGAACTCAGTATTGTTAGAAGGTTTTCCTGTAACTGGGTTGCTTATTGTGAAAATCTGaaaccttttatttatttaatttattatgatCCCTGTTTTTTTTTCCTGGTCATCTAAAATACATAGTACAAATagaataatatatgtatacattttttaGTATGAAAGTAAGAATATTTCCTTCTGAAATTTTAACTTATAGTGTGAATATAGAGTTTGTTTATATTGTTTGAAAagtgaataaaacaaaaaaaatgcaactctgtacattttcacaattttatatgatttgaatttaatttaattagtaCTACATATAGGACTTTGGGCTTAAGGAAGCTATGCTTTTCCTCatgctttataaataaataatagaaaaCAGTAAATGAGTTTACATGAAATAGGCAATGACTTagatagattttttttgatgaaaTGACTATATTTTGGAGCAATAACTAATGAGTAAATGCCAAATGAACAAAACATGATATACttggtataaaattctaaagaGCCATGTTTCATCACTTGACTATGAAGTGCATTCATGCAAGACACTATATGAATTTATTAACCAGTACAAGTTATGTTTATTACAAAAGGGgttaactataaaaaaataataaagaggCGAGTGTACCCAACCTTGAGAACCTAAtgctttattaattaattggtgtaaaaaaaaataaacatatttatgATATTTACAATGAATTTTGTATGCACCATCAAATATATCAAAGCTGCCAAAGTGTGCATGCATCTCACCAGGATCTCTAAGAATCAGAACTACAATTCCATTTTTAAAGTCATCAAGTACAAAATCATTtttaaaagaataaaattatttctcAACATGTTTGTATTCCATCCTgtatattaattaatgttatgttGATTTTAGATATCATTAAGATTAAATACATTGTTGCTAGCTTTAGGACATGAGCTGATAAGCCTTACGAGATATAGATAATACACAGATATTATGTCACATGACTTGTCTTCCTTAATATTTTAATCCCTTATTAAGAGTTTGTGTCATCAACAGTGACACACAGTTTTCTCAAATATAACCTTTAACAACATGACATGAATTAaggccacagaccaacccctatagacatccattacaagacgactcgcggtcgccagccttcctagtatttgcactgatataagcgcgggcgctcgccgtgcccgatcagtatcgaccaagtaacagacccgaaagcagcgcgtgtttttcgcactaaaaaattggaaaagggtattttgatgccttaaagatgtccacctgtagtgtgaaatggtgtggaaaggtaacaagaagctcaaatttaaaaacagacggcattacattccacaaataagtcatatttataatttattcagagccggcataggtcaacttacattggccacttacgcgtcagtagagggacagtcgtacttctgtcccttttcatctggcgcgactgcccgccgtccttgaaacggccaatcacagcgcgcttaacacattccccgcccgctcctcgcaccccaaacactggtgactcgtatcgcgaacaaaacatacaagatttctactctataggaggttctctgtgattaAGGCACACATCTTCGTGAATAGCATGATCTGTATTTGTGGAAAACCCTGAAGGATTTTAAATATGAAGTTGGTTGGCCTacttctacagtggcctagggatccaattggttgactgtatgagACGACACGGGGCAGAAGGCCTAGTAGAGCCGACTCCAAATGATTGGAGCAAGTCTAGGCAGAGAGGAGGACTGTTAACACGAAGAGTTCCCTACATAATATAGCAGCTTAGACAAGACGCTAAGCGTTTGAAAGCGCAGAAACAAGAAGAGCTCGTGTTAGTCGTAGGATTAGGCCATAGTCggtatccgcccaacgatatattgggtgaccagcaggacggcgtccattcgGTCTTCCTAAGTAGGCCCGTTTGACTGCCCGATCTATAACCATTGTTTCAAGGTGACCAAACCAACGGATACGATAATGTACTTAGCTTACGCCAATCAACTGTAACTACTAAGGCTCGCCGAATCGagtctcattaattcgccttctgatgcatttcttatgaaactggACGCAGATGATAGCATTAGCTACGCGTCGAATTGCATTCAAATTCAAATGTATGAAGACTCGATTCGATTCCGCCTAAGTGGACACCAGGCTTTAGATAAACACGCGGTCTTTGACCTCAGTCCCTAGTCATTGTTATTAGATAGCTCGATAATCTCTATTGTTGTCATTTGGCCGTTCGGTCCAGAAGTGCCTGCCGCACAATAGAAATCTTGTGATGTCATAACTTTCAGCGTCCGGATCTGTTGATTATACACGCCCTTAGTTCAATCGACTAGAACAGAGGTGGGTATGTAAACTTTTGAACAAAGTAGAAACCCCGCGGGAAGAAATCACCAGTTTTAGGAAGCTCAATTAGGTGGTCAGTCAGTTGTACATATAacaaccaggcaggcaagtatggtcgcgcgataaatgataaaacatatggccgtccctatcgcacttacaaatagtgtgatagggacggcttGATGTTTTTTCATTTATCGCGCGTCCATGCTTGCCGTGCAGACGTAACTTATCCAGCTATTTTGGTGCAGTATTGTCGCGTTAAAGgaatatatgtatatgtcgcagtaagatagataaaaccgttatatagttataaccctaggaatataattatacgtcgtaacatagttaaacgaaagcgattaattgctatcttactaggaatataactataatacgttactagtttagtcaaatagttatatgactggattcagtctagtgaaatgattgtaggcaggagtgcgccGGTGCGGCAGAGGTTTAGTTATAACCCTAgctaaccatcttactaggaatataattataatgcggtaggtactagtttagttatataattatatcactggattaaacttagtctacggatataattataatacgtctctaagtggGACTGCAACCGGGagtcccggttctttatagttctgtaccataaaaatcaaaaggaacacttatgtcgcgactctgtccatccgtctgtgtgtttagagagaataagcacattgaattggaaataattaacaaattcttgcccttaacaattcttcactgtggtttgtttgtttaacgcatataattatatccctagggttataactatacctccgccgcaccaccacactcctgtctacaatcatttcactaaactgaatccagtcatataactatttgactaaactagtaacgtattatagttatattcctagtaagatagcaattaatcgctttcgttta
This genomic stretch from Leguminivora glycinivorella isolate SPB_JAAS2020 chromosome Z, LegGlyc_1.1, whole genome shotgun sequence harbors:
- the LOC125241376 gene encoding folylpolyglutamate synthase, mitochondrial-like isoform X1; translated protein: MIYNSCKSAFASLGSIRFARRMSSSKYSYEEAVRKLNLLQSNKSTIDQIRRNIKTGEKCNNIEEMANYLQRTGVSLDRLDELSVIHVAGTKGKGSTSAMCESILRAHGHRTGFYSSPHLCSVRERVRLSGRVLSREQFAAHCHRVYDALSDTQAFEGDMPKYFAFLTVLAYNIFLEERVDVAVVEVGIGGVVDYTNVLRHVPVVGITTLGLDHTSILGYTLAEIARAKAGIMKRGCEAYTVQQSDEAMEVLKSVASDVQSFLLQCPLAVVPPYTSYNLPTDILQVNLPAYQTNASLAIQLAHAWLRHAKQNALLKKQNSKKEKIGGKILNSISIDAIFTENTKISESLDGFIPVETVVGLKECHWPGRYHKIDAEYATFYLDGAHTAESMDICAKWFGDTARSENRVLIFSVTGDRDAEILLKPLKMLNFNAVYFVIPTAYSDITKKNDNYSITEQKELVERCRSCAEIWKANYVKNCEVHIKENVSEALISIKRSYNSIDKSSVLFTGSLYLVGAALSIIDPNLTRD
- the LOC125241376 gene encoding folylpolyglutamate synthase, mitochondrial-like isoform X2, with amino-acid sequence MIYNSCKSAFASLGSIRFARRMSSSKYSYEEAVRKLNLLQSNKSTIDQIRRNIKTGEKCNNIEEMANYLQRTGVSLDRLDELSVIHVAGTKGKGSTSAMCESILRAHGHRTGFYSSPHLCSVRERVRLSGRVLSREQFAAHCHRVYDALSDTQAFEGDMPKYFAFLTVLAYNIFLEERVDVAVVEVGIGGVVDYTNVLRHVPVVGITTLGLDHTSILGYTLAEIARAKAGIMKRGCEAYTVQQSDEAMEVLKSVASDVQCPLAVVPPYTSYNLPTDILQVNLPAYQTNASLAIQLAHAWLRHAKQNALLKKQNSKKEKIGGKILNSISIDAIFTENTKISESLDGFIPVETVVGLKECHWPGRYHKIDAEYATFYLDGAHTAESMDICAKWFGDTARSENRVLIFSVTGDRDAEILLKPLKMLNFNAVYFVIPTAYSDITKKNDNYSITEQKELVERCRSCAEIWKANYVKNCEVHIKENVSEALISIKRSYNSIDKSSVLFTGSLYLVGAALSIIDPNLTRD
- the LOC125241375 gene encoding putative RNA polymerase II subunit B1 CTD phosphatase RPAP2, which encodes MESPAAKPKKKPTKIDEMTKEEVRQAILKKRECNAKAQTIVENLLETNISETYLMECLPDINQSHFEDIIEERSILHVCGYPLCDKPISEKDIPKQKYRISVKTNKVYDITGRKSFCSNHCYNSAMHVKKQMLTSPLWFREYEVIPKFCLLPLDSVGSMGQEIDVSIIEKVKTVERPAFTSINDFAKASLQEIGGNQGKDNDEPEKKQLETETEVKNSIENTNNVNEKSGSSTTEPVQEITKRPGVVKSKPTPNPLSIVGEIVERPERKIDPILTNKPPELKTQVSQTKKVHQKKQPAISAITIEVEKCLAEWFTIDTMMFLLGEEKVRELVTDKGECIKEYMSNYAQSIFYNSNNYDQYQALCRKLNMLELQDKKIDAKAKRELKPLPDYSILQEESKRMQLKVKAYLEGTMDIPEPTSTDPTETSEDAKVTQLPLVDKNAQNALRRKIVCQHLNKVLPDLLRSLGLSTFSVAAELKILVNTFKLSANNIMFKPIQWTLIAIIVLKLLSLRDKRLEYNLEQHTAFQHLQLLLLSYQQDGGYVDRLISWLTDIDRLLDNNDTQMTVN